TGCAATGGAAAAATTTAAAAAACGTTGGGAAATCCAACAAAATTGGCAACTATTATTTCCTGTATTAGGATTTTTAGCACTAGCATATTCTAGCTATAAGCTTGCTAATAAAATGATTGACAACAACATATTCTTAGTTATTACTTCTACTATAATAACCACTTCAGTATTATTAAAGTTTGTATTATTTCTGTTTAAAAAACTAGAAAACAAGTGGGAAGTCACTTATAAATGGGAAATGATACGCATATTTATAGTATTTGCGGTTACTGGTAGTTCTTCTTTATTTGTAGGAAGACCAATAATATATTGGTTAGGAATTACTAAAGAAAACTTAAATATTGTGGTCTATTGGATTTTATATATTATCATTGGGCTAATTTTCTATCAAATAATGTTAGTCTTTTTTGGGTGGCTGTCAGGGCAGCACAAATTCTTTTGGGAATTTGAAAAAAAGATGATAAGACGTTTTGGTTTAGGTAAATTCGTAGATTAATTGAAACAACAACAGCACATAGCATTTAAATATATAGCAATAGTTTTACTACTTGCTGTAATGCTACCTTCTGCTGTAAAGTTTACACATGTTTTTGAAAACCATAAGCATGAAGTGTGTTCAGACAATATAACATCTCACATGCATGAGACTGATGTAGAATGTGAATTTTACAAGTTTAAACTTAACACCCAATACTATACTTTTTTTGAAATTTCTTTATTAAATATAGAAGATAATTTCTTGAAAATAAACAATACATTATATAACTTTAAGTATAATCATCAGCAATTATCGTACTCGCTTCGAGGACCTCCTTTTTTAGTTTAACATAAGTAATTATTTAAACTAAATTTTTTTACAATGAAATATTATTTAATTGTTTTGTGCTGCTGTGTATTCAGTTGGGCACAAAGTCAAGATTGCAATGCTACTTTTTCAGGAGAAGTGCATGATTTTCATGATGGTACACCAATAGTAAATGCTACCATTTTTATTAAAAGCCTTAATA
The genomic region above belongs to Olleya sp. Hel_I_94 and contains:
- a CDS encoding DUF6787 family protein, whose product is MEKFKKRWEIQQNWQLLFPVLGFLALAYSSYKLANKMIDNNIFLVITSTIITTSVLLKFVLFLFKKLENKWEVTYKWEMIRIFIVFAVTGSSSLFVGRPIIYWLGITKENLNIVVYWILYIIIGLIFYQIMLVFFGWLSGQHKFFWEFEKKMIRRFGLGKFVD